From a region of the Candidatus Brocadia sp. genome:
- a CDS encoding PQQ-binding-like beta-propeller repeat protein has translation MNCKRSFSSVLNPLFYPITIAVMLWSARPDASVSAQEARNAFPMFRYTSERTGRVPFAGPAEGNLKWSISSAGEIWSSPVVDANGVIYIGSTDGNLLSITSNGKVLWAFKSGDEIFGSPAIGTNGVVYFGSVSGRMYAINPDGKTKWKFQAAGAIHSSPAVGENETVYFSSYDGKLYAVSANGKLLWSYKTEAAIMLSSPAIGKDNTIYIGSWDKHLHALNQDGSLKWRLETESKIDSTPAVCDGIVYVVDTNGKLYSVNSDGTLQWACGLGSRSHSSPAVGADGTVYVGAQDGNLYAIAKDGALKWKFKTEKSITASPVVDANGTIYIGSWDGNLYAIHADGTLKWNVKIGDALISSPAIGAMNVLYVGCVDWKLYAIGQ, from the coding sequence ATGAATTGTAAGCGCAGCTTTTCATCTGTTTTAAATCCCCTCTTTTACCCCATTACCATTGCGGTTATGCTGTGGAGTGCGCGGCCAGATGCTTCCGTCAGCGCTCAGGAAGCAAGAAACGCATTCCCCATGTTTCGATATACTTCAGAAAGAACAGGACGGGTACCTTTCGCCGGACCTGCCGAAGGAAATCTTAAATGGAGCATCTCCAGCGCCGGAGAAATATGGTCGTCGCCGGTAGTGGATGCCAATGGAGTTATTTACATTGGCAGTACGGATGGAAATTTATTATCCATAACCTCCAATGGAAAGGTATTATGGGCTTTTAAGAGCGGCGATGAAATCTTTGGTTCTCCGGCAATTGGAACGAACGGTGTTGTTTATTTCGGATCGGTAAGCGGAAGAATGTATGCGATTAATCCTGATGGAAAGACAAAATGGAAATTTCAGGCAGCCGGCGCCATTCATTCATCTCCCGCGGTAGGTGAAAATGAGACGGTGTATTTTAGTTCTTACGATGGAAAACTTTACGCAGTTAGCGCCAACGGAAAACTCTTGTGGAGTTATAAAACCGAGGCAGCAATCATGCTCTCCTCCCCTGCCATTGGCAAAGACAATACGATTTATATTGGTTCCTGGGACAAGCATTTACATGCCTTAAACCAGGACGGCAGTTTAAAGTGGCGATTGGAAACTGAGTCGAAAATCGATTCTACTCCTGCTGTTTGTGATGGCATTGTGTATGTGGTGGATACGAATGGAAAACTTTATTCCGTAAATTCGGATGGAACATTACAGTGGGCCTGTGGTCTTGGCAGCAGATCACATTCTTCTCCGGCGGTCGGCGCAGATGGGACGGTCTATGTAGGTGCACAAGATGGCAACCTATATGCAATAGCAAAGGATGGCGCGTTAAAGTGGAAATTTAAAACTGAAAAATCTATTACCGCATCACCAGTTGTCGATGCAAATGGCACGATTTACATCGGTTCATGGGATGGTAATTTATACGCGATACATGCGGATGGAACGCTCAAATGGAATGTAAAAATTGGCGATGCATTAATTTCTTCCCCTGCAATTGGTGCAATGAATGTGCTTTATGTTGGCTGTGTAGACTGGAAACTGTATGCAATTGGACAGTGA
- the ald gene encoding alanine dehydrogenase: MIVGVPKEIKPDEYRVAFIPAGVEEMLKHGHTVLVEKGAGLGSGISDEEYARAGAKLVDKFQEIYNQSQFVMKVKEPLPEEYPFLKEGQIVFTFFHFAASKKLTDTIIKSKIVAIAYETIRDEHGQHPILTPMSEVAGRMSIQEGAKFLENPMHGRGILLGGVPGVAPAEVVIIGGGVVGSNAAKVAAGIGARVTILDINLDRLRYLDDIMPKNVVTLMSNIHNIREKVRDADLLIGAVLIEGSRAPHVVTREMVQTMKPGAVIVDVAIDQGGCVETSKPTTHSNPIYREYDVIHYCVTNIPGAVAYTSTHALTNATTPYAIAIADKGYERAARENPAILRGINMIKGSVANKAVADTFGMSYRAFG, encoded by the coding sequence ATGATTGTTGGTGTACCGAAAGAAATTAAGCCAGATGAGTATCGGGTAGCTTTTATTCCCGCCGGTGTGGAAGAGATGCTGAAACACGGGCATACCGTGTTAGTAGAAAAGGGCGCCGGTTTAGGAAGCGGTATTTCAGACGAGGAATATGCACGGGCAGGGGCAAAACTCGTTGATAAATTTCAAGAGATTTATAATCAGTCACAGTTCGTAATGAAGGTAAAAGAACCTTTGCCCGAGGAATATCCTTTCCTTAAAGAAGGCCAAATTGTCTTCACGTTTTTCCACTTTGCTGCTTCAAAAAAATTAACAGATACTATAATAAAATCAAAAATAGTAGCCATTGCTTACGAAACGATTCGGGATGAACATGGGCAACACCCGATCCTGACTCCTATGAGCGAGGTGGCCGGACGGATGTCTATTCAGGAGGGAGCAAAATTCCTGGAAAACCCCATGCATGGACGGGGAATACTGCTTGGCGGCGTGCCTGGCGTGGCTCCCGCTGAAGTGGTTATCATAGGCGGCGGTGTCGTAGGCTCCAATGCCGCCAAGGTAGCCGCTGGAATTGGGGCACGAGTCACTATCCTGGATATCAACCTGGATCGGCTGCGGTATTTGGACGATATTATGCCTAAAAATGTCGTTACGCTCATGTCAAATATCCATAATATTCGGGAGAAGGTACGTGATGCCGATTTGCTCATTGGTGCCGTGCTGATTGAAGGGTCACGTGCCCCGCATGTTGTAACCAGGGAAATGGTTCAAACGATGAAACCCGGTGCAGTGATCGTCGATGTGGCTATAGACCAGGGGGGGTGTGTGGAAACGAGTAAACCAACGACTCATAGCAATCCCATTTACCGGGAATACGATGTTATTCACTACTGTGTGACGAACATTCCCGGCGCTGTTGCATACACATCAACCCATGCATTGACCAATGCAACGACGCCTTACGCCATCGCAATCGCTGACAAGGGTTACGAGCGTGCAGCCCGGGAGAATCCTGCCATACTGAGAGGTATCAACATGATAAAGGGAAGTGTCGCCAATAAGGCCGTTGCCGACACCTTTGGAATGTCTTACCGTGCATTCGGATAA
- a CDS encoding DUF4159 domain-containing protein, whose amino-acid sequence MLFGKKVDIMAYSFSISVSLWFIICRTFRFFICVICAICGFIFLPQNVFAMGEASKVTFAQLEYSGGNWNPRPNTGKRLMWELVKRTSVEARIDTVILRADDANLFEYPFLYMSGDQEFPPFGEREIGNLKLYLEFGGTLLIDDCIGKSDFGFDKSVRREIKRLFANKSLEKLPAEHTIFKSFYLLNQAYGRIVEKSYLEGVTLENRAAIIYSQNDLGGAWSKDPLGTWEYQVTPGGEVQRSMAFRLGINIIMYALTGDYKQDQVHLPFILKRQM is encoded by the coding sequence ATGTTGTTTGGAAAGAAGGTAGATATTATGGCTTATAGTTTCAGTATCTCCGTGTCTCTCTGGTTTATTATCTGCAGAACGTTCAGATTTTTTATCTGCGTCATCTGTGCAATCTGTGGTTTCATATTTTTACCCCAAAATGTTTTCGCTATGGGAGAGGCATCAAAGGTTACCTTCGCCCAATTGGAATATTCGGGGGGAAACTGGAATCCCAGACCCAATACAGGAAAACGTCTGATGTGGGAGCTTGTCAAACGAACCAGCGTCGAAGCGCGTATCGATACGGTAATCCTCCGTGCGGATGACGCCAATCTCTTTGAGTATCCATTCCTCTACATGTCGGGCGATCAGGAATTCCCACCTTTCGGCGAGAGAGAGATTGGCAATTTAAAATTATACCTGGAATTTGGCGGCACCCTCTTGATTGACGACTGTATCGGAAAGAGCGATTTTGGATTTGATAAATCTGTCCGGCGGGAAATTAAGCGGCTATTTGCCAATAAATCCCTGGAAAAACTGCCTGCAGAGCATACCATTTTTAAGTCGTTTTATTTACTAAATCAGGCCTATGGCAGGATTGTGGAAAAATCTTATCTGGAAGGTGTGACTCTGGAAAATCGGGCAGCTATTATTTATTCACAGAATGACCTGGGTGGCGCATGGTCGAAAGACCCGCTTGGTACCTGGGAATATCAGGTAACGCCTGGCGGTGAGGTTCAAAGGTCTATGGCCTTCCGTCTCGGTATAAACATTATTATGTATGCACTTACCGGCGACTACAAACAGGATCAGGTGCACCTGCCTTTTATCCTGAAAAGACAAATGTAA
- the rfbD gene encoding dTDP-4-dehydrorhamnose reductase, translating to MKILVLGSRGMLGRSLVSRLPGFANTSFPLIKVIAAHYEHVDITQGSNTARFITQTMPDVIVNCAAFTNVDACETQISEAFAVNATGAKNIALAGKETGSKIIHISTDYVFDGTKNQSYAETDRPNPVSIYGKSKYEGELAIQEISDLYAIIRTAWLYGQYKKNFVTTMLDLGKKNGFVSVVTDQFGSPTYTADLSYAIWNVISKDLQGIYHVANTGICSRYEWASKIFELTGDKVSVFPMKTVDYKRAATVPQNSSLSCLKYTMKSGHTMRPWQEALEEYLGTFHYPNAR from the coding sequence ATGAAGATACTTGTTCTTGGCTCACGGGGCATGCTTGGCAGGTCCCTGGTCAGCAGATTGCCCGGTTTTGCGAACACCTCATTTCCCCTTATCAAGGTTATTGCTGCACATTATGAGCATGTGGATATCACGCAAGGCTCAAATACGGCCAGATTCATAACGCAGACGATGCCGGACGTCATTGTTAACTGCGCCGCATTCACAAATGTGGATGCGTGCGAAACTCAGATATCAGAAGCCTTTGCTGTCAATGCAACAGGAGCAAAAAATATTGCGCTTGCAGGGAAAGAAACAGGCTCAAAGATTATCCACATCAGCACTGATTACGTATTCGATGGCACAAAGAATCAATCCTACGCCGAAACGGACCGGCCTAATCCTGTTTCCATTTACGGTAAGTCAAAATATGAGGGAGAGCTTGCCATTCAGGAAATCAGCGATTTGTATGCGATTATCAGGACTGCATGGCTTTACGGTCAGTATAAAAAAAATTTTGTGACCACTATGCTGGATCTGGGAAAGAAGAACGGCTTCGTGTCTGTTGTGACCGATCAGTTCGGTTCTCCAACCTATACGGCTGATTTGTCGTATGCTATTTGGAATGTCATCTCAAAAGACCTTCAGGGCATATATCATGTGGCGAACACCGGAATATGTTCACGTTATGAATGGGCAAGCAAGATCTTTGAACTAACCGGCGACAAGGTGTCAGTATTTCCCATGAAAACGGTGGATTACAAGCGAGCGGCTACAGTACCTCAGAATTCTTCCTTAAGCTGCTTAAAATACACCATGAAGAGCGGACATACCATGAGACCATGGCAAGAGGCGCTGGAAGAGTATCTTGGCACATTTCATTATCCGAATGCACGGTAA
- a CDS encoding DUF433 domain-containing protein: MDPKISGGQPVIRDTRIKVLDIAIRYELMGMSADSIIDEYPHLRLEQVHDALSYYYGHKDMFDRKFREDQSLLKQLKKQYPSKLEVKLKEMDYVVWKEGRYYGL; encoded by the coding sequence ATGGATCCAAAAATTTCAGGCGGACAACCTGTTATTCGTGATACCCGTATAAAGGTACTCGATATTGCTATCAGATATGAACTCATGGGTATGAGTGCTGATAGTATTATAGATGAATACCCTCATCTGAGACTCGAACAGGTTCATGACGCCTTGTCCTATTACTACGGACATAAGGATATGTTTGATAGGAAATTTCGAGAAGACCAATCGTTACTAAAACAACTCAAAAAACAGTACCCATCCAAACTAGAAGTAAAATTGAAAGAAATGGATTATGTTGTTTGGAAAGAAGGTAGATATTATGGCTTATAG
- a CDS encoding phospholipase D-like domain-containing protein encodes MQELKYAIKYLKHVITKVSYIVILVLGIFHNSFLFGLPADDVIPLTDGDYYPQVHQALATAKKSIMCVMYMADINPKYKQGWEYNLVNDLINAHRRGISVTVIFDQNVMFWETGKKGKKTERKSENAYELLKKNGVPVYYDSIDRVTHSKIMIIDDYITIVGSTNWTYSALRKNHEASVLIKSRSVAEEFLEKLRTISKYQPK; translated from the coding sequence ATGCAAGAATTAAAATATGCTATAAAATACCTGAAGCACGTGATAACGAAAGTTTCCTACATCGTTATTCTTGTTCTGGGTATCTTTCATAACTCTTTTTTGTTTGGGCTGCCGGCCGACGATGTCATACCGCTCACGGACGGAGACTATTACCCGCAGGTGCACCAGGCATTGGCTACCGCAAAGAAATCAATCATGTGCGTCATGTACATGGCTGATATTAATCCAAAATATAAACAGGGATGGGAATATAACCTGGTCAATGACCTTATCAACGCCCACAGGCGTGGGATAAGCGTAACGGTTATTTTTGATCAGAATGTCATGTTTTGGGAAACTGGGAAAAAAGGGAAGAAAACGGAAAGAAAAAGCGAAAATGCATATGAACTGCTCAAGAAGAATGGCGTCCCTGTGTATTACGACAGTATCGACCGGGTTACCCATAGTAAGATAATGATCATCGATGACTATATTACCATTGTGGGCAGCACGAACTGGACATATAGCGCGCTGAGGAAAAACCATGAGGCATCCGTCTTAATAAAATCACGCAGTGTGGCAGAGGAATTTCTTGAAAAGCTTAGGACAATTTCGAAATACCAACCAAAGTGA
- a CDS encoding LysM peptidoglycan-binding domain-containing protein, with translation MKRDMQVGVTLGVIIMAIIGVFLSTRTSVKEPAIPIPEMEEETQDNAFEVTELSPDPQSADQESSKEVTATVQLPKQKEAPVSDIAKIDKQPAPKDDRIIEVEWKKAKEPEPAPIAMHDEKLPSESSPDEWKDISSGDNTNAAVQSTKYKVKSNDSLRKIAKKYYGDESKWLVIFNANQTKIHDRNSLRIGTELIIPDGKAVSQRTTKETKAETTTPSLSQMIHVQESELSVKKHTVLQGDSLYSLAVKYYQDGAKWNKILDANKNILKGTKSLKIGQELVIPDI, from the coding sequence ATGAAACGAGATATGCAAGTTGGTGTAACTTTAGGAGTGATTATTATGGCAATCATAGGTGTCTTTCTGAGCACAAGAACTTCGGTCAAAGAACCTGCGATCCCCATTCCAGAAATGGAAGAGGAAACGCAGGATAATGCATTTGAAGTAACCGAATTATCGCCGGACCCGCAAAGTGCTGATCAGGAATCTTCTAAAGAGGTAACAGCAACCGTGCAACTTCCCAAACAAAAGGAAGCGCCCGTTTCAGATATCGCAAAAATTGATAAACAGCCTGCGCCAAAGGATGACAGGATCATTGAGGTAGAATGGAAGAAGGCAAAGGAACCTGAACCAGCGCCAATAGCCATGCATGACGAAAAGCTGCCTTCTGAATCAAGCCCTGATGAATGGAAAGACATTTCTTCCGGTGACAACACAAATGCTGCTGTGCAATCCACAAAATACAAGGTGAAATCGAACGACAGTCTTCGTAAAATAGCAAAAAAATATTATGGTGACGAATCAAAATGGCTCGTTATTTTTAATGCGAACCAGACTAAAATCCACGATCGAAACAGCCTCCGGATCGGTACTGAGCTTATTATACCCGATGGAAAGGCAGTATCACAACGGACAACAAAGGAAACGAAAGCAGAGACAACCACCCCTTCACTCTCCCAGATGATTCATGTGCAGGAAAGCGAACTCTCGGTGAAAAAGCACACGGTACTGCAAGGTGATTCTCTTTACTCGCTAGCGGTCAAATATTATCAAGACGGAGCAAAATGGAATAAAATACTTGATGCAAACAAAAATATCTTAAAGGGCACAAAGTCATTGAAAATTGGACAAGAACTTGTCATTCCCGACATCTAA
- the ahbC gene encoding 12,18-didecarboxysiroheme deacetylase, translating into MIGISKLYCGTVEPSDALRYGRESKKLPSHLLQFSHDKKPVVVWNVGQRCNLKCIHCYSQSKDIEYPNELTTNDAKAMLDDLADYGAPVILFSGGEPLMRTDLLELIGYAKEKGLRAVISTNGTLITREKANELKKFGLSYVGISLDGLKETNDRFRGIPGAFDAALEGIRNCMSAGIKVGLRFTINKRNAHDIAGIFQLIEQENIPRVCFYHLVYSGRGSNLIEEDLSHKETREVVDLIINKTKEAHDKGRKIEVLTVDNHADGPYVYMRLLKENPKRAKEVYELLQMNEGNSSGKGLACISWDGEVHADQFWRQYSFGNVRKRKFSEIWEDISNELMAKLKNKNPYIKGRCAKCKWLNICSGNFRARAEAYYGDMWEHDPACYLTDEEIGIESGSPKKARQKVTVS; encoded by the coding sequence ATGATCGGCATATCAAAATTATACTGCGGCACGGTGGAACCATCTGATGCTTTGCGCTATGGAAGGGAATCGAAAAAATTACCATCCCATTTATTACAATTTTCGCACGACAAAAAACCCGTCGTCGTATGGAATGTAGGACAGCGCTGTAATCTGAAATGCATCCATTGCTATTCTCAATCAAAGGATATTGAATATCCCAATGAATTAACTACCAATGATGCAAAGGCAATGTTGGATGACCTCGCAGACTATGGGGCTCCCGTGATTTTGTTTTCCGGAGGAGAACCCCTTATGAGGACGGATCTCCTGGAGTTGATTGGCTACGCCAAGGAGAAGGGATTGCGGGCGGTTATTAGTACGAATGGTACGTTAATTACGAGAGAAAAGGCTAACGAACTGAAAAAATTCGGTCTTTCATACGTAGGAATCAGCCTGGATGGACTCAAGGAAACAAATGACCGTTTCCGGGGTATTCCTGGCGCATTTGACGCCGCACTGGAAGGTATCCGAAATTGCATGTCCGCGGGTATCAAAGTTGGCCTGCGTTTCACGATTAATAAGAGAAATGCCCATGATATTGCGGGTATCTTCCAACTTATCGAACAAGAGAATATTCCCCGGGTCTGCTTCTATCACCTGGTCTATTCCGGCCGGGGTTCTAATCTGATTGAGGAAGACCTCTCTCACAAAGAAACCCGTGAGGTGGTTGATCTTATTATCAACAAAACCAAAGAGGCGCACGACAAAGGGAGAAAAATAGAGGTACTTACTGTAGATAATCATGCCGATGGCCCGTATGTATATATGCGTCTCCTGAAGGAAAACCCCAAAAGAGCGAAGGAGGTATACGAACTCCTCCAGATGAACGAAGGAAACAGCTCCGGCAAGGGACTTGCCTGTATCAGCTGGGATGGAGAAGTGCATGCCGACCAGTTCTGGAGACAGTATTCTTTCGGCAATGTCAGGAAAAGGAAGTTCAGCGAGATATGGGAAGACATCTCCAATGAGTTAATGGCGAAGCTGAAAAATAAAAATCCCTACATCAAAGGTCGTTGTGCAAAATGCAAATGGCTGAACATCTGCAGTGGAAACTTCAGAGCAAGGGCCGAGGCATATTATGGCGATATGTGGGAACACGACCCTGCTTGTTACCTGACCGATGAAGAGATAGGAATCGAGTCAGGATCTCCCAAAAAAGCAAGGCAGAAGGTAACCGTTTCATAA
- the mtaB gene encoding tRNA (N(6)-L-threonylcarbamoyladenosine(37)-C(2))-methylthiotransferase MtaB: MKTCAFITLGCKVNQYETQALRESLAMKGFLEITPEQAADLYVINTCTVTSTSDEKSRQCIKKVRKKNPRATVVVTGCYAEADAETINNMEGVDYVITKAQEAQLAEIVCRDTVHRVPAQKTITPLANSNATEDSIYHLKISQFAGHTRAFLKIEDGCDMYCSYCIIPYVRGGIKSRRPQEILEEARRLIGNGYKEIILTGIHLGAYGKDMQGKYRLPDVVHMLSNLSGLGRLRLSSVEINEITTDLIDLFVHTKKICPHLHIPLQSGDDVILRRMNRKYTSSQYIDILEGIRAKMHVPSFTTDVIVGFPGEEEAHFQNTMDLCEKAGFGRIHIFPYSAREGTPAAKMKDHCQPQTIRQRKARLEAAAKNLAFSYKKQLVNSYAEVLVEAERDPETNQLCGYSERYVKILFDGPDTMKNSIVSVRIGEVAPSFVSGSLG; encoded by the coding sequence ATGAAGACGTGCGCCTTTATCACGCTTGGTTGCAAGGTGAATCAATATGAGACCCAGGCGCTCCGGGAGTCCCTTGCAATGAAAGGATTCTTAGAAATCACTCCTGAACAAGCAGCCGATCTTTACGTGATCAATACCTGCACGGTCACGTCCACCAGCGATGAAAAATCACGCCAGTGCATTAAAAAGGTTCGAAAGAAAAACCCCCGGGCGACGGTTGTTGTTACCGGTTGTTATGCCGAGGCAGACGCTGAAACCATTAACAACATGGAAGGGGTAGACTATGTGATCACCAAGGCTCAAGAGGCACAGTTAGCGGAGATTGTCTGTAGGGACACGGTGCACCGTGTCCCTGCACAAAAAACAATCACGCCTTTAGCAAACTCAAATGCAACGGAAGATTCCATTTACCATCTTAAGATAAGCCAATTTGCCGGTCACACAAGGGCGTTCCTGAAGATTGAAGATGGTTGCGACATGTACTGTTCCTATTGTATTATCCCGTATGTTCGGGGCGGTATCAAGAGCCGGAGGCCACAAGAGATTCTTGAAGAGGCACGGCGTCTCATTGGAAATGGTTACAAGGAGATCATACTGACCGGTATTCATCTGGGGGCGTATGGCAAGGACATGCAGGGAAAATACCGGTTGCCGGATGTTGTTCATATGCTCAGCAATCTGTCGGGGCTGGGGAGGCTGCGCCTGAGCTCAGTTGAGATCAATGAAATAACCACCGACCTCATTGACCTGTTCGTCCATACAAAAAAGATATGCCCCCACCTTCACATTCCGCTGCAAAGCGGTGACGATGTTATTCTCAGGAGGATGAACAGAAAATATACTTCATCGCAATACATAGATATCCTGGAGGGCATTCGTGCAAAAATGCATGTACCATCCTTTACGACGGATGTCATTGTTGGCTTCCCCGGTGAAGAGGAGGCGCACTTTCAAAACACCATGGATCTCTGTGAAAAGGCAGGCTTCGGCAGGATCCATATCTTTCCTTATAGCGCACGAGAAGGAACCCCGGCAGCAAAAATGAAAGACCACTGTCAACCACAAACCATCAGACAAAGAAAGGCACGGCTGGAGGCAGCAGCAAAAAATTTAGCTTTTTCCTACAAGAAGCAATTGGTAAATTCGTATGCAGAGGTACTCGTGGAGGCGGAGAGAGATCCCGAAACGAACCAATTATGTGGTTACTCAGAGCGGTACGTCAAGATCCTCTTTGACGGACCGGACACTATGAAAAATTCAATTGTTTCGGTGCGGATAGGAGAAGTTGCTCCTTCATTTGTGTCGGGAAGTTTAGGATAA